In Pseudomonas fluorescens, a genomic segment contains:
- the dinG gene encoding ATP-dependent DNA helicase DinG — protein MISTELKTTIQGAYTRFLEAKSLKPRYGQRLMIAEVAKVLGDIDTDDEGRREGEPAVVAVEAGTGTGKTVAYSLAAIPTAKAAGKRLVIATATVALQEQIVYKDLPDLMRNSGLNFTFALAKGRGRYMCLSKLDVLLQEGHAQTATASLFEEEGFKIEVDEVSQKLFTSMIEKLAGNKWDGDRDSWPTALEDADWARLTTDHSQCTNRHCPNFGQCAFYKAREGMGKVDVIVTNHDMVLADLALGGGAVLPDPRDTLYVFDEGHHLPDKAIGHFAHYTRLRSTADWLETTAKNLTKLLAQHPLPGDLGKLIEQVPELAREIKTQQQFMFSACEQVADFKPGEDVEGRERPRHRFVGGLIPEHMREMGVELKKGFSRLTDLFTRLTDLLKEGMDGEVNIGIASNQAEEWYPLFGSLLSRSQGNWELWTAFTAEDPEDNPPMARWLTLSESGALFDIEVNASPILAAEMLRRNLWNVAYGCLVTSATLTALGTFDRFRMRAGLPKKAVTAVVPSPFHHADAGVLRVPDLKADPRDAPAHTAAIIRDLPSLVEGSRGTLVLFSSRKQMQDVFDGLDRDWRKQVFIQGNLSKQETLNKHKARVDGGDSSVLFGLASFAEGVDLPGAYCEHVVIAKIPFSVPDDPVEAALAEWIEARGGNPFMEISVPDASLKLVQACGRLLRTEEDRGTITLLDRRLVTQRYGKAILNALPPFRREIS, from the coding sequence ATGATCAGCACTGAACTCAAAACCACGATCCAGGGCGCCTATACGCGTTTTCTCGAAGCCAAGAGCTTGAAACCGCGCTATGGCCAACGCCTGATGATCGCCGAAGTGGCCAAGGTCCTCGGGGATATCGACACCGACGACGAAGGTCGCCGCGAAGGTGAGCCTGCGGTCGTGGCCGTCGAAGCCGGCACCGGTACCGGCAAGACCGTGGCCTACAGCCTGGCCGCGATCCCGACCGCCAAGGCCGCCGGCAAGCGCCTGGTGATCGCCACCGCCACCGTCGCCCTGCAGGAGCAGATTGTCTACAAAGACCTGCCCGACCTGATGCGCAACAGCGGCCTGAACTTCACCTTCGCCCTGGCCAAGGGGCGTGGCCGCTATATGTGCCTGTCCAAGCTCGACGTGCTGTTGCAGGAAGGCCATGCGCAAACCGCCACGGCGTCGCTGTTTGAAGAAGAAGGCTTCAAGATCGAGGTTGATGAAGTCAGCCAGAAGCTGTTTACCAGCATGATCGAGAAATTGGCTGGCAATAAATGGGACGGCGACCGCGACAGCTGGCCCACCGCCCTGGAAGATGCCGATTGGGCGCGCCTGACCACCGACCATAGCCAGTGCACCAACCGCCATTGCCCGAACTTCGGCCAGTGCGCCTTCTATAAGGCACGGGAAGGCATGGGCAAGGTCGATGTGATCGTCACCAACCACGACATGGTCCTGGCCGACCTGGCCCTGGGCGGCGGCGCTGTACTGCCGGACCCACGCGACACGCTCTACGTCTTCGACGAAGGCCACCACCTGCCCGATAAGGCCATCGGCCACTTCGCCCACTACACGCGCCTGCGCTCCACCGCCGACTGGCTGGAGACCACCGCCAAGAACCTCACCAAGTTGCTCGCCCAGCACCCCTTGCCCGGCGACCTGGGCAAGCTGATCGAACAGGTGCCGGAGCTGGCGCGCGAGATCAAAACCCAGCAGCAGTTCATGTTCAGCGCCTGTGAACAGGTGGCCGACTTTAAACCTGGCGAAGACGTGGAGGGCCGAGAGCGCCCGCGCCATCGTTTTGTGGGTGGGCTGATCCCCGAGCACATGCGCGAAATGGGCGTTGAGCTCAAGAAAGGCTTTTCGCGCCTGACCGACCTGTTCACCCGCCTGACCGACCTGCTCAAGGAGGGCATGGACGGCGAGGTGAATATCGGCATCGCCAGCAACCAGGCCGAGGAATGGTACCCGCTGTTCGGTAGCCTGCTGTCCCGTTCCCAGGGCAACTGGGAGTTGTGGACCGCGTTTACCGCCGAAGACCCGGAAGACAACCCGCCCATGGCGCGTTGGCTGACCCTGTCGGAAAGCGGCGCGCTGTTCGATATCGAGGTCAATGCCAGCCCGATCCTGGCTGCCGAAATGCTGCGCCGCAACTTGTGGAATGTCGCGTATGGCTGCCTGGTAACCTCGGCCACGCTGACCGCCCTGGGCACCTTCGACCGCTTCCGCATGCGCGCCGGCCTGCCGAAAAAGGCGGTGACTGCTGTGGTGCCGAGCCCGTTTCATCATGCCGACGCCGGCGTGCTGCGCGTGCCCGACCTCAAGGCCGACCCTCGGGATGCGCCGGCTCACACGGCCGCCATCATCCGTGACCTGCCGTCCCTGGTGGAAGGTTCACGCGGCACCCTGGTATTGTTTTCCTCACGCAAACAGATGCAGGACGTGTTCGATGGCCTCGACCGTGACTGGCGCAAGCAAGTGTTTATCCAGGGCAACCTGTCCAAGCAGGAAACCCTGAACAAGCACAAGGCGCGGGTCGATGGCGGGGATTCCAGCGTGCTGTTCGGCCTGGCCAGTTTTGCCGAAGGCGTGGACTTGCCCGGTGCCTACTGTGAGCACGTGGTCATCGCCAAGATTCCGTTCTCGGTGCCGGATGACCCGGTCGAGGCTGCCTTGGCCGAGTGGATCGAGGCGCGGGGCGGCAACCCGTTCATGGAAATCTCGGTACCGGATGCTTCACTGAAGCTGGTGCAGGCCTGCGGGCGCTTGCTGCGTACCGAAGAAGACCGCGGCACCATCACGTTGCTCGATCGGCGCTTGGTTACCCAGCGCTATGGCAAAGCCATCCTGAATGCGTTGCCGCCATTCAGGCGCGAAATTTCTTAA